The Halichondria panicea chromosome 6, odHalPani1.1, whole genome shotgun sequence genomic sequence AGTGCATATTGTGCCATTTCTCAAGCTGATCAATGCATTCAGACCTCAGTGTGATATTCCTTGAGTAGATCCTTTCTTCAACTTAGATAGGCAGGTAAAAAAGGGAAATTGAAATCACAGTCACAAATAGTTCTTGTTTGTGCTAGATTACAATCTAACCTCACAAACCTTGATAACTTTGTTGTGTATGGCAAACCATTAAACATAAAATCAATTTGGCCAATAAACCCATGAATGTAATTCTACTTGGGTCAACATCATCTGAGTTTGCAAGTTCTGAAATAGTGCAGTGCAATGTTAGTATAGATGTGGTATTTATACTATTAACATGACCCTTACTAGACAAAAACATGGATACTGATTGTCAAGCCAAAATTAGTCGGTAAAACCCTGCAAAATGTAGCCAGTCAGTACAATAATGAGAATGTAGCTATTGAGTActaatataaattattatgcattCATATGACAAAAGGGAATGAGCAGCACAGTGACTGAGAAAAACTATGAACAACATTAAAGGTGATGTAATCCATgacgtgtacatgtaaaatgaCACCAAAAACCATGCATAAGATCCTATACAAAAGTAAAAATAAGAATGACCACAACACACTGTATGTTTGCATTAATAGTTTGGCAAAAAACAATATTGACACTTAACTACTTACTAATTAATTTGGAAGAGATAGAGATTTGTCGGTCCATGCCTCAAGCATTTGCATTTTCATCAGAGGGTTAGAATAAGCAAAGTCCACGACTTTCTGTTTCAGATCAAGAGCATTGTGGGTGGAGGCTAGCTTAAGGAGATGTGCTACATTTGAATCAGTTAGCTTTCGAACTAATGCTTTCTCGCAGAGATTCTTGAGAGAAAACAGTTGGTATTTTTCAGCAGCTGCTAAAAGATCGGGAGCTTGTTCGTCGATGTTAGCAACCTCACCAGTGTACATGTGGTCAACGATGGCTTCTACCGTCTGTGGCTTTAAATCAGACATGTCTATCGTCTTATCTCCCTTTTCCCAGTGTTCCATTTTCTTCTTGAAGAAGGCTGATTGGCTCCCAATCACAATCCTATGGACATCAAACGCTTTGGAGCCACACTTGATGATAGCATCAGTATACAGTTTTTGATCTCGATCCTTCTTTAAAACGCTCGCTAAGCTAACATGCGGAATAGAGGGGATTGAGTCTGTGATGTGGTTTAGTTCGTGGTCAACAGCATACACAGTGACTTTGCAATAAACCGTTAGTGAGTCTTCGTAAGTGTACTTGCTGCAGCCAGCGTTTAGCTCGTCACGAGAAATTCGAACAGATAACTTGCTATTAAAAGATGACCGTGATTTTGGTCCTTTATTAGTTAAATCGTGTTTCACGACTTCAACAAAGTTTTGAAGGCAATGTGTATCTGGATCTTTGTTTGGTACGAGGATAGAAACAAATCCAACTCCAAGTAGATCCAAATCTAGAAGGTTTAATGATACTTCAAGCTCTACACATTGACACTTTTCTTTTTCGTTGTATAAAAGATTATCTCCATTAGCACAAGTTGCAATATGCGAGTGTCCACGCAAATCCTCATAACACCACCCTGTAAAGTTGATAGAGACTTCTTTAATCTTCAGGCCAATACTGAATTTCGGACTATTTATACATGCCTTGCATTTGTTATAGTCACAGGCACCAAAGTGACTCTCAATAAGACTTTTCACATTTCTGATAGTCCAGGTGTAGTCAAAAGTATGAGAATCAAAGGTTGTATAGCATACACTAGCCATTCTTGTGTAGGAAGGTTCAGAGGTCAGAGTGAACAGCCTGGTGTAATAGATCTAATCATAGACTAGGGATACACTGGAGTGCAACCTCGCTATGCGTATTCATAACATTCAATAATGTTGAGGTGTGTCTCTTGGTCAGAGGGCAATAATAGGTAATGATCACTATGTCACAAATCGCCAATTtaagcatatagatagaacaggaaagggattggaaacgaccaggccgcCCTGTGTCAACGGGTGAAACACTCCTCGTTATGATTACGCGCTCGCGAATATTTTAGTTTTACCGCactctggttgtatttcaactatttctagctctcctatccactagcaatcactcaggggctgggaggtactctagagaagtaagtttacactactgacaagctctaagtccgctgtctttactctgttttcaTTTTTAAATGGCTAGTCTATAATGGGTGCATAGATGGGCTGACAGGTGATCTACTATTAGTGAACCAGGAGGGG encodes the following:
- the LOC135337801 gene encoding speckle-type POZ protein-like, which gives rise to MASVCYTTFDSHTFDYTWTIRNVKSLIESHFGACDYNKCKACINSPKFSIGLKIKEVSINFTGWCYEDLRGHSHIATCANGDNLLYNEKEKCQCVELEVSLNLLDLDLLGVGFVSILVPNKDPDTHCLQNFVEVVKHDLTNKGPKSRSSFNSKLSVRISRDELNAGCSKYTYEDSLTVYCKVTVYAVDHELNHITDSIPSIPHVSLASVLKKDRDQKLYTDAIIKCGSKAFDVHRIVIGSQSAFFKKKMEHWEKGDKTIDMSDLKPQTVEAIVDHMYTGEVANIDEQAPDLLAAAEKYQLFSLKNLCEKALVRKLTDSNVAHLLKLASTHNALDLKQKVVDFAYSNPLMKMQMLEAWTDKSLSLPN